The Methanosphaera sp. BMS genome contains a region encoding:
- a CDS encoding pyruvate ferredoxin oxidoreductase subunit gamma → MIEIRFHGRGGQGAVTAAEILAKAVFEEGKYTQAFPSFGVERRGAPVTAFTRISDQPIRRRYQIYEPKYVVVLDETLANVVNLTSGLKDDGAVLINTERTSIPSLEEQNIKTHEVDATKIALDTIGRNIVNTIMLGFLSAKTGVVSIDSLLKIIDQTFPEKIAKTNKEATEYVYNSCVDQE, encoded by the coding sequence ATGATTGAAATTAGATTTCATGGACGTGGAGGCCAAGGTGCTGTAACCGCAGCAGAGATATTGGCTAAAGCGGTGTTTGAGGAAGGAAAATACACTCAAGCATTTCCATCATTTGGTGTGGAAAGAAGGGGAGCACCAGTTACAGCATTTACAAGAATATCTGATCAGCCAATCAGAAGAAGATATCAGATATACGAACCAAAATATGTTGTAGTTTTAGATGAAACATTAGCAAATGTAGTTAACTTAACTTCAGGATTAAAAGATGATGGTGCAGTATTAATAAATACTGAAAGAACATCAATACCATCATTAGAAGAACAAAATATTAAAACACATGAAGTGGATGCAACAAAAATAGCATTAGACACTATTGGAAGAAACATAGTAAATACTATAATGTTAGGATTCTTATCTGCAAAAACAGGAGTAGTATCAATCGATTCATTACTTAAAATCATCGATCAGACATTCCCTGAAAAGATTGCAAAAACAAACAAAGAAGCTACAGAGTATGTTTACAACTCATGTGTTGACCAAGAATAA
- a CDS encoding dihydropteroate synthase-like protein: MKILIVTGTIAKDNIIKHVFDYKKHELYIKILPIPIAAFITPKLVLYHLKKEKVFESINSDKDCGLSDIDLIITPGLMKQDAIAIKDEINIPCVKGSTNSADIRLTLDILGDMDLSTTTPADILIREKQYEESMNIINKFNKLSDENKGLLDKKSNIMIGNCPTGQDFPMRVLGEIANATSFTEDELLKKVDYYIKSGADMIDVGMTAGENNHKKAYEMIKTIKDNHDIPVSIDSMNPDEIISGLNAGADMVLSLDHGNYKKVIATIADYEARAVIIPTDYSKNHIPSSPEDKVKSLELLDKKCESITTIADLLLDPINSPSLVKSLDAYSLYRRQNPLKPMFFGVGNVSELLDADSQGVHALLAAIAMELKMCILFTPEASLKTKNAISELKTASHMMFISKYKNSIPKNIGINLIQLKDAYRKDDAKIDTDGLEKIEAYGDGKFIPDRKGSFKIIVEDGYIKAIYYVNYKKTSVIYGRCARDIYEEILRRDMISRLEHAAYMGMELQKAETALKLNKQYVQDFHVF, from the coding sequence ATGAAAATATTAATTGTTACGGGGACTATCGCCAAAGACAACATCATAAAACATGTTTTTGATTACAAAAAACATGAATTGTACATTAAAATACTGCCCATCCCAATTGCAGCATTCATAACACCAAAACTAGTTCTATACCACCTTAAAAAGGAGAAAGTGTTTGAGTCAATCAATTCTGATAAGGACTGCGGATTAAGTGACATTGATTTGATTATTACACCAGGTTTGATGAAACAGGATGCAATTGCTATTAAGGATGAAATCAATATACCTTGCGTTAAGGGTTCGACCAATTCGGCAGATATAAGATTGACATTGGACATCTTAGGCGATATGGACTTGTCAACCACAACCCCCGCCGACATATTAATACGGGAAAAACAATATGAAGAAAGCATGAACATCATAAACAAATTCAACAAGTTATCTGATGAAAATAAGGGATTGCTGGATAAAAAGTCCAATATTATGATTGGAAACTGTCCTACAGGGCAGGATTTTCCAATGAGAGTTCTCGGAGAAATTGCCAATGCTACCAGTTTTACAGAAGATGAACTGTTAAAAAAAGTGGACTACTACATCAAGTCAGGGGCGGATATGATTGACGTTGGAATGACTGCTGGAGAAAATAATCATAAAAAAGCTTATGAGATGATAAAGACAATCAAGGACAACCATGACATACCAGTCAGTATAGATTCAATGAATCCCGATGAAATTATAAGTGGATTGAATGCCGGTGCGGACATGGTATTGAGCCTTGATCATGGAAACTACAAAAAGGTTATCGCTACCATAGCAGACTATGAAGCAAGGGCAGTCATCATACCGACGGATTATTCGAAAAATCACATACCCTCAAGTCCCGAGGATAAGGTCAAATCCCTTGAATTATTGGATAAAAAATGTGAAAGCATTACCACGATAGCGGATTTATTGCTTGACCCGATTAACAGTCCATCACTAGTAAAATCCCTTGATGCGTACTCTCTATATAGAAGACAAAATCCATTAAAGCCCATGTTTTTTGGAGTGGGTAATGTGTCAGAGCTGCTTGATGCTGATAGTCAGGGCGTTCATGCACTCCTTGCGGCTATAGCAATGGAACTGAAGATGTGCATATTGTTTACACCAGAGGCTAGCCTAAAGACTAAAAATGCAATAAGTGAATTGAAAACTGCATCCCATATGATGTTTATATCAAAATATAAAAATAGTATTCCTAAAAATATTGGAATCAATCTTATTCAACTTAAGGATGCTTACAGAAAGGATGATGCAAAAATCGATACTGACGGTTTGGAAAAGATTGAAGCATATGGAGATGGAAAGTTCATACCCGATAGAAAGGGAAGTTTTAAGATAATTGTTGAGGATGGATATATAAAGGCCATTTATTATGTCAACTATAAGAAGACATCCGTAATTTATGGCCGGTGTGCCCGTGACATCTATGAGGAAATTCTTAGAAGGGATATGATTAGCAGGCTTGAACACGCCGCATATATGGGCATGGAACTGCAGAAGGCCGAGACCGCATTGAAGTTAAACAAACAGTATGTGCAGGATTTTCATGTCTTTTGA
- a CDS encoding TIGR00269 family protein — MTDNICTQCGYEHVVINRKYNGQKLCSSCFRDSIEKKVLKTIKKNKLITKGDKVLVGLSGGKDSVALLNILNILKKKGIIELEAVTIDEGIGGYREEGVRIAKDVAGKLDVKHHIVSFDEKYDFTIDKIMNAQKDKGHNQNACTFCGVFRRQVFNQVARDINATKLATGHNLDDETQSIVMNYLEGNITNMVRIGYKTESRDKRFTPKIKPLREIPEKEIGLYVLESGFEVHFDGCPYAHESFRMEIGDFIRELNLKHPTIMYSTLNNFEKIKPAIKKEYVKTHSVPNGTCELCGEPASSRICKSCKFLDVIHNQLLD; from the coding sequence TTGACAGATAACATTTGTACACAATGTGGGTATGAACATGTTGTGATTAATAGAAAATATAATGGTCAAAAGCTATGTAGCAGTTGTTTTAGGGATTCTATTGAAAAAAAGGTACTTAAAACCATTAAAAAGAACAAGTTAATCACCAAGGGCGATAAGGTTCTTGTAGGATTATCCGGTGGAAAGGACAGTGTTGCACTTTTAAACATTCTTAATATTCTAAAAAAGAAGGGCATCATAGAATTGGAAGCCGTGACCATTGATGAGGGTATTGGCGGTTATCGTGAGGAAGGAGTACGTATTGCCAAGGATGTGGCCGGCAAATTAGACGTCAAGCATCATATTGTTAGTTTTGATGAGAAATATGATTTTACGATTGATAAGATAATGAATGCTCAAAAAGATAAGGGTCATAACCAGAATGCATGTACTTTCTGTGGGGTTTTCAGAAGACAGGTGTTCAATCAGGTTGCAAGGGACATAAATGCAACAAAGCTTGCCACGGGACATAACCTGGATGATGAAACGCAGAGCATTGTGATGAATTATCTTGAGGGAAACATCACCAACATGGTTAGAATTGGTTACAAGACCGAATCACGGGACAAACGCTTTACCCCCAAGATTAAACCATTACGTGAAATTCCTGAAAAGGAGATTGGACTGTACGTATTGGAAAGCGGATTCGAGGTTCACTTTGATGGTTGTCCATATGCCCATGAATCATTTAGAATGGAAATAGGAGACTTTATTAGAGAACTTAATCTGAAACATCCGACCATCATGTATTCGACGCTCAATAACTTTGAAAAGATTAAGCCCGCCATTAAGAAGGAGTATGTCAAGACCCACAGTGTGCCGAACGGTACGTGTGAATTATGCGGCGAACCTGCAAGTAGCAGGATATGTAAATCATGCAAGTTTTTGGATGTGATTCACAATCAACTGCTTGATTAG
- a CDS encoding MoaD/ThiS family protein encodes MTITLINKKDVKEIEYEENLKVEDILKREDIPIETVVVKLNDQTVTEDEPVNDNDKMEIIKVIYGG; translated from the coding sequence ATGACAATAACACTAATCAATAAAAAAGATGTTAAAGAAATAGAATATGAAGAAAATCTAAAGGTAGAGGATATATTAAAAAGAGAAGATATCCCTATTGAAACTGTTGTCGTTAAACTAAACGATCAGACCGTTACCGAGGATGAACCCGTCAACGATAATGACAAGATGGAAATCATAAAGGTCATCTATGGAGGATAA
- the mfnA gene encoding tyrosine decarboxylase MfnA, which yields MFKKTHDQKYIFEKLESFHQMDMTYDSGRILGSMCTKPDPIALEAFRMFTETNLGDGGLFKGTSMMEDEVISSLSRLLHSSEACGHIVTGGTEANIMAMCAAKYIFQEDNEDTPEVILPRTAHFSFKKACSMLSLKTVEVPLNDEYKIDTTALEDCITDNTMAIVAIAGSTEFGLVDDIHEISKIAHSNDVYLHVDAALGGFIIPFLNYRNKTRLNFDFKCKGVSSITLDPHKMGLAPVPAGGILFREKKYLDKLAIDAPYLTKNVQTTIVGTRTGATTAATWALINYYGMDGYADIVEGSINLTGYTYNKLRQMKNVNVIVKPELNVIAFNVDDMKVNVLKEELFKKGWRVSNTVKPYAIRLVLMPHVKREHIDEFLSDLEEIIGGS from the coding sequence ATGTTTAAGAAGACGCATGATCAGAAGTATATATTTGAAAAACTGGAATCCTTTCATCAAATGGATATGACCTATGACTCTGGGAGAATATTGGGTTCTATGTGTACCAAGCCGGATCCTATTGCATTGGAGGCATTTAGGATGTTTACTGAAACTAATCTTGGTGATGGGGGGCTGTTTAAGGGTACAAGCATGATGGAAGATGAAGTAATCTCATCATTATCAAGGCTTCTTCACTCAAGTGAAGCTTGTGGTCATATCGTTACAGGAGGTACCGAGGCTAATATAATGGCGATGTGTGCTGCAAAGTATATTTTCCAGGAGGATAATGAGGATACTCCCGAGGTAATACTTCCTAGAACGGCTCATTTTTCATTTAAGAAGGCATGTTCGATGTTATCCTTAAAGACTGTTGAAGTTCCGTTGAATGATGAATATAAGATTGACACGACAGCACTTGAGGATTGTATAACAGATAATACCATGGCAATCGTTGCAATTGCCGGCTCCACTGAGTTCGGCTTGGTTGATGACATCCATGAAATATCAAAAATAGCACATTCAAATGATGTGTATCTACATGTCGATGCTGCATTAGGTGGATTCATAATACCCTTCTTAAATTATAGAAATAAGACTCGATTAAACTTTGACTTCAAGTGTAAAGGTGTATCTTCCATAACCCTTGATCCACATAAAATGGGACTTGCACCTGTACCGGCAGGCGGAATATTATTCCGTGAAAAAAAATACCTCGACAAGCTTGCAATAGATGCACCATACCTGACAAAAAATGTACAGACAACCATTGTAGGCACACGTACCGGTGCTACAACAGCAGCTACATGGGCCCTTATAAACTACTATGGAATGGATGGCTATGCAGATATCGTTGAGGGGTCAATTAATCTGACCGGGTATACATATAATAAGCTCAGGCAAATGAAAAACGTCAACGTCATAGTCAAGCCTGAGTTGAATGTCATAGCATTCAATGTGGATGACATGAAGGTAAACGTGTTAAAAGAAGAATTATTTAAAAAAGGATGGAGAGTATCAAATACTGTTAAGCCATATGCAATCAGATTGGTACTGATGCCTCATGTAAAACGTGAACACATCGATGAATTCCTGTCTGACTTGGAAGAGATTATTGGTGGGAGCTAA